A window of Neorhizobium galegae bv. orientalis str. HAMBI 540 genomic DNA:
TCGACGGCACGAAGCCGAGGCCACGGACGGTGAGCCCGAAGAAGATCGGTGCCGGCAGGATGAAGAACATGCCGCGCCAGGCGAGCACTCCGATCGGCCCTCCATCCACTCGCATCGACTGGATGAGGATGATCGCGCCGAACAGGATGAGCGCGCAGGCAAGGATGAATGGGAAATAGCCAGGCCCCATGCGCAGCGCCGTACCAAGTTCGAGCTCGAACGACTGGTAGGCGAAGAACAGGCCCGTCGCGATCAGCAGCAGCCCGCAGATCAGATTGGCGGTGTCGAATTTCAAGGAATTCATGGTGTCTCCGTGACGTGGGAGATGCTTGAGCGTACGCGCCCCTCATCCGCCTGCCGGCACCTTCTCCCCGCTCACGGGGAGAAGGGATATGCCGCACCGGTTACCCGGATCGCAGACGATAAGCTTGGCACGTCCCCTCTCCCTGCAGGCGGGGAGAGGGTTAGGGTGAGGGGCAAATCACCAGCGGGCAACTTAGTCCGCGTATTGGCCGGCGGCCTGGATGACCGGCTTCCAGCGAGCAATTTCGCCTTCGAGCTTGGCCTTCAGCGCCGCCGGGGTGACGTCGTTGTCGGGCGAAGGCACGGTGCCGAGTTCGGCGAAGCGGGCGGCGACGTTCGGGTTCTTCAGGGCCGACTTGAGGGCCTTGTTGAGCTTGTCGAGAGCGTCCTTCGGGGTGCCTTTCGGCGCATAGAGACCATGCCAGATGCCGACCTGCATATCCGGAAGACCGGCTTCCTTGACGGTCGGGATGTCCTTCAGGACGCCGAGACGTTCCGGAGACGTGACCGCATAGGCCTTTACCGTGCCGCCCTGGATCTGCTTCGTGGTGTTGGTGGTCTGGTCGCACATGATGTCGACCTGGCCGCCGAGAAGATCGGTCATCGCCGGACCGGTGCCCTTGTAGGGGACGGTGACGAGCGACGTCTTGATCGAGCTCATGAACAGCATGCCGCACAGATGCGAGGCGGCCCCGATGCCGGCATTTGCAACCGTCACCTTGTCGCTGTTGGCCTTCGCATACTCGATGAGACCCTTGAGATCGCTCGCCGGCATGTCCTTGCGGGCGAGGAGTGTCATCGGAACGTCGGTGACGAGGCCGACATAGTCGAAGGCGTTCAGCGTGTCATAGGGCAGTTTGCGATAGAGCGAGGCACTGGTCGCCATGCCGATATGGTGCAGGAGAACAGTGTAGCCGTCCGCGTCGGCATTGGCGACGCGGGCCGCGCCGAGCGTGCCGCCGGCGCCGCCGACATTTTCGACGATGACCTGCTGGCCGAGATCCTTCGACATCGATTCGGCGACAAGACGCGCCACGGTGTCTGTCGGGCCGCCGGCCGCAAACGGCACGATCATGGTGATCTGGCGCTCGGGATAACCCGCGGCGTTGGCGGAAGCGGAGAAAAGGGAAAGCGCCGCAAGAGCGGTTGCGCCGATAACGGCGTTCAGGATTTTCATCGGGGCTCCTCCAGGATGAAATGTGGACCAGTGGACGCCCAAAATTTCCTCCGGCGCCAACCTGAGCACCATTTGCGGCCGGGCGCCGAGCACGCGCAATCGTTGCGTAAGTCCCGAGCGCCATTTCAGCGAATACCGCGACGCAGCATGGGTGGATTCGGAAACAATTCGCAAAAAGCATGGGTGGATTTCCACACATGCGGCACGCAATCAGCCCTCCCTGTCATCCTGCAGCATATGTTCCGGACCGAGTAACTTCTTGTCGAGCCCGTATTTCTGCATCTTCTCGTAGAGCGTCTTGCGCGAGATACCGAGGGATTCGTAGACGGGCCTGAGCGCGCCTCCATGCGCGGCGATCTCGCCGGCAATCAGGTTACGCTCGAAAGCTGCAACCTTGTCGGCGAGCCGCCCTGCCCCATCCTTTGCGCCGCCGGTTTCGCCCGGCTTCGGATCGAGGCCGAGTACCAGCCGGTCGGCGGCGTTGCGCAATTCCCGGACATTGCCCGGCCAGTCGCGCTGGGCGATGGCGGAGGTCACCTCGGCCGGTACGTCCAGGTCCTCGCGGCCATACCGCGCCGCTGCCTCCCGCACGAGTTGGAGGAAGAGCAGCGGAATATCCGCCCGTCGCTGTGCCAATGACGGCACATGGATGGTCGCGACATTGAGCCTGTAAAAGAGGTCGGCGCGGAACCGGCCCGCCGCCACTTCCGCTTCGAGATCCACCTTGCTGGTGGCGACAAAGCGCACGTCGAGCGGCACCGTCTCGTTGGAGCCGAGCCGGGTGATGACCCGCTCCTGCAGCACGCGCAGGAATTTCGCCTGCAGGTCGACCGGCATAGAGCCGATCTCGTCGAGCAGGATCGTGCCGCCGCGACCGTGTTCGAACTTGCCGTAGCGCGGCCTGAGCGCTCCTGGAAAGGCGCCGGCCTCATGCCCGAAAAGCTCGCTCTCGATCAGGTTATCGGGAAGGGCCGCGCAATTGATGGCGATGAAGGGCTTGTTGGCGCGAGAACTGATGTCGTGCAGCGCCCGTGCCACGACTTCCTTGCCGGCACCGGTTTCGCCGATGATCAGCGTATCGGCATCCGTGGCGCCGATGGCACGGATTCGGTAGCGCAGATCGACCATGACCTGGGTGCGACCCGGAAGCCGGGCTTCGACATCGTCGCGCTTGCCGGCAACGGCCCTTAAGCGGCGGTTTTCCAGCACCAGGCTGCGCCGGTCGAGAGCGCGCCGAATGACGCCAGCGAGATGCTGCGGCGTGAACGGCTTTTCGAGGAAATCGTAGGCGCCTTCCCGCATGGCTTTGACTGCAAGCTGCACGTCGCCATGACCGGTGACCAGGATGACCGGGATCTCTGCATCGAGCTCGCGGATTTTCTGGAGCAGCGTCATGCCGTCGGTGCCCGGCATGCGGATATCGCTGACGACGACGCCGTCAAAGCCGAAACCAGTCAGTTCCAGCACATGATCGGCATTGGAAAAGGTCTGTACCGACAGGCCGAAAAGCTCCAGCGCCTGCGCCGCCGAACGGCGCAGTTCCTCCTCGTCGTCGACCAGCAGAACCCTTTGCTCGC
This region includes:
- a CDS encoding tripartite tricarboxylate transporter substrate-binding protein yields the protein MKILNAVIGATALAALSLFSASANAAGYPERQITMIVPFAAGGPTDTVARLVAESMSKDLGQQVIVENVGGAGGTLGAARVANADADGYTVLLHHIGMATSASLYRKLPYDTLNAFDYVGLVTDVPMTLLARKDMPASDLKGLIEYAKANSDKVTVANAGIGAASHLCGMLFMSSIKTSLVTVPYKGTGPAMTDLLGGQVDIMCDQTTNTTKQIQGGTVKAYAVTSPERLGVLKDIPTVKEAGLPDMQVGIWHGLYAPKGTPKDALDKLNKALKSALKNPNVAARFAELGTVPSPDNDVTPAALKAKLEGEIARWKPVIQAAGQYAD
- a CDS encoding sigma-54-dependent transcriptional regulator, giving the protein MSEQRVLLVDDEEELRRSAAQALELFGLSVQTFSNADHVLELTGFGFDGVVVSDIRMPGTDGMTLLQKIRELDAEIPVILVTGHGDVQLAVKAMREGAYDFLEKPFTPQHLAGVIRRALDRRSLVLENRRLRAVAGKRDDVEARLPGRTQVMVDLRYRIRAIGATDADTLIIGETGAGKEVVARALHDISSRANKPFIAINCAALPDNLIESELFGHEAGAFPGALRPRYGKFEHGRGGTILLDEIGSMPVDLQAKFLRVLQERVITRLGSNETVPLDVRFVATSKVDLEAEVAAGRFRADLFYRLNVATIHVPSLAQRRADIPLLFLQLVREAAARYGREDLDVPAEVTSAIAQRDWPGNVRELRNAADRLVLGLDPKPGETGGAKDGAGRLADKVAAFERNLIAGEIAAHGGALRPVYESLGISRKTLYEKMQKYGLDKKLLGPEHMLQDDREG
- a CDS encoding tripartite tricarboxylate transporter TctB family protein, which gives rise to MNSLKFDTANLICGLLLIATGLFFAYQSFELELGTALRMGPGYFPFILACALILFGAIILIQSMRVDGGPIGVLAWRGMFFILPAPIFFGLTVRGLGFVPSIFVTALIASFASGRMKPLMALVLSAALTLFSVAVFSYGLGLPFRRFGPWLGN